A window from Anaerotignum faecicola encodes these proteins:
- a CDS encoding integrase DNA-binding domain-containing protein gives MKENRRDSKGRILHTGESQRTDGKYLYKYVDAFGNTKYVYAWRLTPTDPTPKGKREK, from the coding sequence ATGAAAGAAAATAGACGGGATAGCAAAGGACGTATCCTGCATACTGGAGAGAGCCAACGAACAGACGGAAAATACTTATATAAATATGTGGACGCATTTGGAAACACAAAATATGTGTATGCTTGGAGATTGACACCCACAGACCCGACACCAAAGGGAAAACGGGAAAAAC
- a CDS encoding excisionase: KYFRIGENKLRRLAEENKDAGWLIMNGNRIQIKRRQFEKVIDKLDAI, translated from the coding sequence CAAAGTATTTCCGTATCGGAGAAAACAAGTTAAGACGCTTGGCAGAGGAAAACAAGGACGCTGGCTGGCTCATTATGAATGGCAACCGCATACAGATTAAACGCCGACAGTTTGAAAAGGTCATTGACAAATTGGACGCAATCTAA